Proteins found in one Hevea brasiliensis isolate MT/VB/25A 57/8 chromosome 18, ASM3005281v1, whole genome shotgun sequence genomic segment:
- the LOC131175981 gene encoding uncharacterized protein LOC131175981: MPESNIHRGDDELGGCQEHSYYHNVFGMLMARSTFEGMKLANENKRPFVLTRAGFIGSQKYAATWTGDNVSNWEHLHMSISMVLQLGLSGQPFSGPDIGGFVGNATPKLFGRWMGVGAMFPFCRGHSEKASFDHEPWSFGDECEEVCRRALKRRYRLIPHLYTLFYDAHIMGTPVMTPTFFADPTNPSLRTIENSFLLGPLLVYARFCSLYFQINH, from the exons ATGCCTGAAAGCAATATTCATCGAGGAGATGATGAACTTGGGGGTTGCCAGGAGCACTCATACTATCACAAT GTATTTGGCATGTTGATGGCAAGATCAACATTTGAAGGCATGAAATTAGCCAATGAAAATAAGCGTCCCTTTGTTCTTACTAGGGCTGGATTTATTGGCAGTCAAAAGTATGCTGCAACATGGACAGGAGACAACGTTTCAAATTGGGAGCATCTGCACATGTCCATCTCCATGGTTCTTCAATTG GGACTCAGTGGTCAACCATTTTCAGGACCTGATATTGGCGGATTTGTTGGAAATGCAACGCCTAAGCTTTTTGGAAGGTGGATGGGTGTCGGTGCAATGTTTCCTTTCTGTCGTGGGCATTCTGAAAAAGCCTCTTTTGACCATGAGCCATGGTCTTTTGGAGATGAG TGTGAAGAAGTTTGTCGTCGGGCATTAAAGAGACGTTATCGCCTTATACCACACTTATATACTCTATTTTATGATGCTCATATAATGGGTACCCCAGTGATGACTCCTACCTTCTTCGCTG ATCCAACAAATCCTAGCTTAAGGACCATTGAAAATTCCTTCCTTTTGGGTCCACTTTTGGTTTATGCAAGGTTTTGCTCTCTTTATTTTCAGATAAATCACTAG
- the LOC131176082 gene encoding uncharacterized protein LOC131176082, whose translation MAGHEEKTVTSDAKSGNMIFEPILEDGVFRFDCSYPSLSFTNAKDRDTPIISHPVPSYIPTFECVLGKQIVKLELPNGTSFYGTGEVSGPLERTGKRVFTWNTDSYGYGPETMPLYQSHPWVLAILPNGEALGVLADTTQCCEIDLRKESIIQFIASASYPVITFGPFASPTAVLKSLSHAIDIQYIAYGMNLTIEN comes from the exons ATGGCTGGTCATGAAGAGAAGACTGTTACTTCTGATGCCAAATCAGGGAATATGATTTTCGAGCCTATCCTGGAGGATGGAGTTTTTCGATTTGATTGCTCATATCCCAGTCTTTCATTCACCAATGCTAAGGATAGGGACACACCAATCATCAGTCATCCAGTTCCCTCATATATCCCTACTTTTGAATGTGTTTTAGGAAAGCAGATTGTCAAACTTGAG CTTCCCAATGGCACCTCCTTCTATGGAACTGGagaagttagtggaccacttgaGAGGACAGGGAAGAGA GTTTTCACATGGAACACAGATTCATATGGTTATGGTCCTGAAACTATGCCCTTGTATCAATCACATCCTTGGGTGCTAGCTATTCTTCCAAATGGAGAGGCACTAGGAGTTCTTGCTGACACAACACAATGTTGTGAG ATTGATTTGAGGAAGGAATCAATTATTCAATTCATTGCTTCAGCCTCATATCCTGTCATTACATTTGGTCCGTTTGCTTCTCCCACTGCTGTCCTGAAATCGTTATCTCATGCAATTG ACATACAATATATAGCTTATGGAATGAATTTAACCATTGAAAATTGA